GCGCCGAGGTGATCAAGATCGAACCGCCCGCCGGCGACGACCTGCGCTTCTTCGGACCGCCCTTCGACGAGCTCGGCGACGCGGCCTACTTCGGCGCAGCCAACCGCGGCAAGCGTTCGCTCAGCGTGGACCTCTCGCGACCCGAAGGACGCGACGCGCTGCACCGGCTGCTGGAGCGCACCGACGTGCTGGTGGAGAACTACGTGCCCGGCACCCTGGAGCGCTGGGGCCTGGGCTACGAGGCGCTGTCGCAGCGCCATCCGCGTCTCATCCTGTGCAGCGTGAACGGGTTCGGCGCCGACGGACCGCTGGGCGGCCTGCCGGGCTACGACGCGGTGCTGCAGGCGATCTGCGGGTTGATGAGCGTCAACGGTGAAGCGTCCACCGGTCCGATGCGCATCGGCGCGCCCGTGGTGGACCTGCTCACCGCGCACGTCGCTTTGAGCGGCGTGCTGATGGCGCTGCACGTGCGCGAGCGCACCGGCCGCGGCCAGCACGTCGAGGCGGCGCTGTTCGACGCCGCGCTGACGCTGCTGGTCCCGTATGCCGCCAACTGGCTGGTCTCGGGCCGCACGCCCGGCCTGCAGGGCAGCGCGCATGCCAACGTCTCGCCCTACGACAAGTTCGAGGCCGGCGGCGGCCCGCTGTTCCTCGCCATCGTCAACGAAGGTCAGTTCCGGCGCTTCTGCGAGACGGTGGACCGTGGCGACCTGCTGGCCGACCCGCGCTTCGCAACCAACCCGTTGCGGGTGCAGCACCGCGAGGCGCTGCGCGCGGAGATCGCGGCCACGCTCGCCCGCATGCCGCTCGATGCGCTGTGCGAGCAGCTGATGCGCAACGGCGTGCCGGCCGGGCCGGTCAACACCGTACCGCAGGCCTTCGAGCAGCCCCACGCCACGCACCGGCAGATGCTGGTGGAGCGCGACGGCCTGCGCGGCATCGGGCTGCCGATCAAGCTGTCGGCGACGCCGGGGCAGCCCGGTGGCCGGGCGCCACGCTTCGGGGAGCACGGGCGCGAGGTGCTGCGGGAAGCCGGCTTCGACGACGCGCAGATCGATGCCCTGCGGGCGGCAGGCGGGCTGCACGAGCGCATGAAGCGCTGAGAACGCGCGACACTAGGCCGTCTTGCGCGCCAGCACGCCGTCGAAGACGATTTCGGTAAGCTGGCGGGAGAAGTCTTGGAACGAACCGCGCTGCGGGTTGTACCACTCGACCGTCCAGTTCAGCGCGCCGATGACGAACAGGCGGATCACCGCCGTGCTGCTGTCGCTGCGCAGCTCGCCGCTCGCCATCGCGCCCTCGAACAGCCGGTCCCAGAGGTCGGCGTAGGCACGCCGCACGACGCGATGGCGGTTCTTCGCGCTGGCCGGGATCTGGCCGTAGATGCGGATGTTGGCCGAGGTGAAGTCGCCATGATGCAGCAGCCCCCACAGGTGGCCCTCGATGCCCGCCGCGATGCGGTCGCGGAAGCTGGCATTCGGGGGCAGGGCCTCGATGCGCTCGCGCACCGCATCCGACACCGCCTGGATGCCCTTGTCGAGCACGTCGCCGAGGATCTCCTCCTTCGAGGCGAAGTGGTAGTAGATGCTTCCCGCCTTGATGTTCGCCGCATCCGCGATCTCGCGCAGCGTGGTCGCGGTGTAGCCGTGATGGCGGAACAGCCGCGCGGCCTCCAGCAGGATCCGCTCGCGAGTGGCCGATTCACCTTCGTTGAGCGCGGGAGGAGAGGGGGTCTTGGTGGCCATTTCGCTCGCTAGTTAGGTGATAGCGGTTGGCCCGATGCTAACAGGGGCATCACGGGTGCCTGCCCCGACGCCGCTCCGGAAACCGGACCGACCCGCATTGGCACGTCAAGGTACGCAGACTAACGCAGGTTAGACGAATCTTGGCCTACTTCGGGTATCCCACCACAGAAATACGGGTGATGCATGTTTACGCTCCTAACAACCGTAAGGTTTAGGACAAGGGGCACCGATGCTAAGACGCTTGTTCCCCGCCGCCGCGCTGGTGGCCGCCCTGCTGGCCGTGAACGGCGCGGCCGCCCAAGGCACGACCGCCTACCCGGTGAAGCCGGTGCGCTGGATCGTGCCGTTCCAGGCCGGGGGCACGACCGACGTCATTGCGCGCATCGTCGGCCAGAAGCTGTCAGAGATGTGGGGCCAGCCGGTGGTCATCGACAACCGGCCGGGGGCCAACGCCGTGATCGGCACCCAGGCCGGTGCCAAGGCGCCCGCCGACGGCTACACGCTGACGTTCGCCTACAACGGCAACATGGCGATCAACCCGAACATCATCCGCAAGCTGCCCTACGACGTGATGAAGGACTTCGCCCACGTCGGCGTGATGGTGGCCTCGCCCTTCGTGGTGGTGGTCAATCCGAAGCTGCCGGCGAGCACGCTGAATGAGCTGATCGCGCTGGCCAAGAGCGCGCCCGGCACCATCAACGTGGCGGTGGGCGGTGCGGCCGGGCAGCTGTCGAGCGAGCTCTTCAAGTCGATGGCCGGCATCGACATGCTCAACGTCAACTACAAGGGCAACGCGCCCGCCATGAACGCGGTGCTGTCGGGCGAGGCGAGCGTCATGTTCGAGACGGTGAACGCCTCCATGCCGTACCTCAAGTCCGGCAAGCTGCGCGCGCTCGCGGTCACCAGCGCGCACCGCTCGGCCGCCTTTCCCGAACTGCCCATCGTGGCCGAGGTGGTGCCAGGCTACGACGTGAACCTGTGGTTCGGCGTCTCGGTGCCGACCGGCACGCCGAAGGAGATCGTCGACAAGCTGAGCGCCGACATCGCGCGGGCGGTCCGCATGCCGGACCTGCGCGAGAAGTTCGCGGCCCTGGGTCTCGATGTCATCGACGGCACGCCTGAGCGGACCACCGCGATGATCAAGGCCGAGGTCGAGACCTGGGGCCGCGTCGTGCGCGACGCCAAGATCCCGGTCGAATAAGGCGCATCGCGGCCCGGGCCGGCCTGCCGCCCCCGGCGCGCGGGGTCGCGGGCCGCATCAGTCGTAGCTGAAGCCGCTGCTGCGCAGGTAGTAGTGCATGCCAGAGTCCTGGGCGATCAGGACCCGCGCCAGCCGCTCGCCCTCGTTGCAGTGCGTGTGCATCTGTCCCGCCGGCGTGATGATGGCGGTGTGCGGCTCCCACTCGTGGCGCACGCCGTCGATGACGCTGTGGCAGCGCTCGCCGTCCAGCACCAGGGTCAGTGCCGCCGCGTTGTGGCGGTGCGGACGCTGCGCCTTGCCGGGCGCGAGGGAGTTGAGCGCCAGCATCAGCGAGGGCAGCGGGAGGCAGCGCCGCGCGGTGCCGTCCTCGCTCGAGAAGATGAATGCCGCGTTCCCGTTGCTCGCGTCGCCCTTCGCGTCCTCCTTGTGCTGGGCCGCCGCCAGCGCCTCGGCGATCGGCCCGGCGCCGAAATGCAGCGGCGCGGCCGCGCGCGCGAAGGCCCGGGCGGGCGCGAGGCCGAGGAAGGACAGCAGGGGCTCGTCGGTGACCGACCACAGGAGGGCGTCCTCGTGGCCTGCCAAATGCACCGTCTCCTCGCCGCCGTCGAAGCAGAAGACGTCACCCGCGCGCCAATCGACCTGGCACGGGCCGTTGCGGCTGGTGCCGCTCCCGGCGAGCACGTGGTAGATCTCGCCGCTCGCGCGAAAGCTGCCGCGCAGCCACTCGCCGCGCCGCACGCGCGCATAGCGCGCGAGCATCAAGGGCGTGGTCGCCGGCCATTCCGTACCGAGTGCTTGGCGGTTGTCGAGCAGGACGAAGCCGGTCGGCGCGTAGGGGGCCAAGGCCGCATCGCGTTCCTCGACGAAGGCGCGCGCGGCATACGGGGGCTGCCCTTGCACGTAGTAGCCGTCCCGGTTGACAAAGCGGGCTCGGGCCGCAGGGCCGTCGGGTTGGCGCCGGGATGTCTGCATCGGGGTTCTCCATCAGTCGTTGGCACGGACGAAATCTAACGCTCGTTTGGTAGCCGAGATATCATAGGCTTTAGGACGTCCTTCCGAAGCCGCCGCCTCGAGTCGCATCCGTCGTCCGCACCAGCATGTAGAGGAGTCAAGCGATGTCTATCAAAGTGCGCCCCCTGTCATACGCGCTAGGAGCCGCCGTCACCGGCGTGGACCTGACGAAGCCGCTGGACGCGGCGACCCGGGCCGAGATCCAGCAAGCCTGGCTCGCGCATTCGGTGATCGTCTTCCCGGACCAGGAACTCTTGCCCGAGCGGCAGATCGCCTTCGGAAAGCTGTTCGGCGAGCTCGACGACCACAAGGCGGTGCCGTTCTACCGCCACCCCGAGCACGATGAGATCTACCTGATCACGAACCGCAAGATCGGTGGCAAGGAGTCGCAGACGAAGGACACCGGGCGCCTGTGGCATTCGGACCATTCGTTCACGACGCACCCGACCACCGCGACGATGCTCTATTGCTGCGAGATCCCCCCGGTCGGCGGCAACACCATGTTCGCGAACATGTACCTCGCCTACGAGACGCTCTCTCCGGGTCTGAGGAAGGTGCTCGACAAGCTCGAGGCGGTGCACAGCCTGGAGCACTACACCTCCAGCAACCCGTTCTTCAGGCAGCGTGATCCCGATCAGATCGCGAAGATGCACAAGCTGTCACCGCCGGTGGCCCAGCCGGTGGTGCGCACCCACCCGGAAACCGGGCGCAAGGCGCTGTACATCAGTGAGGGGCAGACCTCTCATTTCGTCGGCATGTCGCGCGAGGAGAGCCGCGGCCTGCTGCAGTACCTGTTCGACCATTCGGTGAAGCCTGAATTCACCTACCGCCACGCCTGGTCGGTCAACGACCTGCTGATGTGGGACAACCGGTGCACCATGCACCTGGCGCTCGCCGACTACAGCCACGAGCACCCGCGCCACATGCACCGCCTGACGGTGCTGGGCGCGCCATGCGGCCGGCTGCTCAACGCCGAGGAACTGGCGGCGGCCTGAGGCGCAGGTCGACGCCGCGGCGGGCCGGCCCCTGGTGCCGGCTCAGCCCAGCGGCTGCGGCGCGATGCGAACGCCGCGTTGCTCGATCACCGAGCTCAGCAAGCGGGCGCAGGCGTGGACCGCCTCGGTGACCGGCACCGGCGTGCGGGTCAGCCGCGCGAGCTCGACGACGGCGCCGACCAGTGCGTCGACCTCGAGCGGCCGGCCGGCCTGCGTGTCCTGCAGCATCGACGGGCGCACCGCGCCCACCTCGTCCGCGCGCTTCATCCGGGTCTCCGGGCTGCCGCGCACCGTCACGCCCAGGCTCGCCGCGACCGCGATGCCTTCGCGCATCATCGCCAGGCACAGCTCGCGCCCTTCGGGGATCGCGCCGACCTCGCTCACCGTCGCCTGCGTCAGCGCGCAGATCGGGTTCCAGGCCAGGTTGCCCAGCAGCTTGAACCACTTCTCGGCGCGAATGTCGGGCACCACCGGCGCGGCGACGCCGGCCTCCTGCAGCGCCTGCGACGCGGCGAGCACGCGCGCCGTAGAACGGCCGTCGAGCTCGCCCAGCGGGAACTTGTCGTTGGCCGTCACCGTGTGGCGGACCACGCCCGGCCGCAGCACCTCGGCAGCCTTGAAGGCGACGCAGCCGATCACCCGCTCCGGTGGCAGGTGGGCCGCGATCAGGCCGCCAGGATCGGCCGACTGCAGCACGTGGCCTTCATGCGGCCCGCCGCAGCGCTGGAAGTACCACCACGGGATGCCGTTCTGCATCGCGACGACCGGCGTATCAGCGCCCAAGGCGGCCAGACCGGGCGCCACCGTGGCGATCTGGTGCGCCTTCAGTGCCAGCAGCACCAGATCCTGCGGCCCCAGATCGGCGAGGCGGTCGCTCGCCCGCAGGCCGCGCACGTGCTGCGCGCCGCCGTCGTGGTCGACCAGCGTCAGGCCGTCTCGCCGGATTGCCTCCAGCTGGGCGCCGCGCGCCAGCAGCGAGGTGTCGTGCCCGGCGAGGGCGAGCTTGGCCGCCAGGTAGCCGCCGATCGCGCCGGCCCCGACGACGGCGATCCTCATCGGGCGTGGTCGCTGCCGTCGCGCGCCAGCTTGCGCAGCATCGCCTCCCATTCGCGCTGGCCCTCGCCGCCGAAACCGGCGCGCGAGAAGATCTCGCGGCCGCAAGCGATGCTCTTGTCGATCACCTCCTGCGGCAGCGGATTGAGCTCCTCGCCGCCCGACTGCGCGGCGATCTGCATGCGGCAGGCGCGCTCGATGCGATACATCAGCACGAAGGCCTCGCCGACCGTGCGGCCGGCGGTCAGCGTGCCGTGGTTGCGCAGGATCATGATGTTGCGTTCGCCCAGGTCGGCCACCAGCCGCTGCTGTTCGTCCGGGTCCAGCGCCGGGCCCTCGAAGTCGTGGTAGGCGATCTGGCTGTAGATGATGAGCGCATGCTGTGTGATCGGCAGCAGCCCGCGCTTCTGCGTCGCCACCGCGTTGCCGTCGCGGGTGTGCAGGTGCATCACGCAGTCGACGTCCTGGCGCGCCACGTGGATGCAGCTGTGGATCACGAAACCGGCCGGGTTGATGATGTGCTCGGTCTCGCTGCGGATGTTGCCGTGCTCGTCCACCTTGACGAGATTGGACGCCGTGATCTCCTCGAACAGCAGGCCGTAGGGATTGATCAGGAAATGGTCGCGCTGGTCCGGCACTCGGGCCGAGATGTGCGTGGCCAGCAGGTCGCCCCAGCCTTGCATGGCCGCCACGCGGTACAGCGCGGCGAGGTCGCAGCGCGCGCGCCACTCGGCGTCCGATATGCCTCTGGGGGGCGCGCTGTGGATCAGGGCGCTGGTTTCGGGTGCGTTCATGCGCTCTCCTTGGGAGGGATGGCCGGGGCTTGTGCGACGGCAGTCTAGCGCAACGACCGAACAATCGTTAGGTTATCCCTCATCGGTACACGTTCCAAAATCCGAACAGTATTCTGATTTCCGCACACGGCACCTAGAATTCCGCCAACCCCAATCAGCCCATGGCGCCGACCCGATGGACTTCGAATTCAGCCCCGAACAGACGCAGTTGCGCGAGGCGATCCTGGCGCTGTGCAGCCGCTTCGACGATGCCTACTGGTTGCGCAAGGACCGCGAGGGCGGCTTCCCCGAGGAGTTCTATCGCGCGGTGGCCGACGCCGGCTGGCTGGGCATCGCGATGCCGGAGGAATACGGCGGCGCCGGCCTCGGGATCACCGAGGCGGCGGTGATGATGCAGGCTATCGCCGAATCGGGCGGCGGTCTGTCGGCCGCGTCGTCGGTGCACATGAACATCTTTGGCCTCAACCCGGTGGTGGTGTTCGGCACCGACGAGCAGAAGCGGCGCGCGCTGCCGCCGCTGATCCGCGGCGAGCAGAAGGCCTGCTTCGCGGTGACCGAGCCCGACGCCGGCCTCAACACGACCAAGCTGAAGACGCGCGCCGTGCGCGACGGCGACCGCTACCTGATCTCCGGCCGCAAGGTGTGGATCTCCACCGCGCAGGTTGCCGACAACATGCTGATCCTCGCGCGCACCACGCCGGCCGAGGAAGTGAAGCGCCCGACCGATGGTCTGAGCCTGTTCTACACCAAGCTCGACCGCAACTACGTCGACGTGCGCGAGATCGACAAGATGGGCCGCAAGGCGGTCGATTCCAACGAGCTGTTCATCGACGGCCTGCCGGTGCCGGTGGCCGACCGCATCGGCGAGGAAGG
The sequence above is a segment of the Aquabacterium sp. J223 genome. Coding sequences within it:
- a CDS encoding CaiB/BaiF CoA transferase family protein, encoding MKEHASPAAAAGALSGLRVIDLGRVLAGPLCAQMLGDHGAEVIKIEPPAGDDLRFFGPPFDELGDAAYFGAANRGKRSLSVDLSRPEGRDALHRLLERTDVLVENYVPGTLERWGLGYEALSQRHPRLILCSVNGFGADGPLGGLPGYDAVLQAICGLMSVNGEASTGPMRIGAPVVDLLTAHVALSGVLMALHVRERTGRGQHVEAALFDAALTLLVPYAANWLVSGRTPGLQGSAHANVSPYDKFEAGGGPLFLAIVNEGQFRRFCETVDRGDLLADPRFATNPLRVQHREALRAEIAATLARMPLDALCEQLMRNGVPAGPVNTVPQAFEQPHATHRQMLVERDGLRGIGLPIKLSATPGQPGGRAPRFGEHGREVLREAGFDDAQIDALRAAGGLHERMKR
- a CDS encoding TetR/AcrR family transcriptional regulator, with translation MATKTPSPPALNEGESATRERILLEAARLFRHHGYTATTLREIADAANIKAGSIYYHFASKEEILGDVLDKGIQAVSDAVRERIEALPPNASFRDRIAAGIEGHLWGLLHHGDFTSANIRIYGQIPASAKNRHRVVRRAYADLWDRLFEGAMASGELRSDSSTAVIRLFVIGALNWTVEWYNPQRGSFQDFSRQLTEIVFDGVLARKTA
- a CDS encoding Bug family tripartite tricarboxylate transporter substrate binding protein, with the translated sequence MLRRLFPAAALVAALLAVNGAAAQGTTAYPVKPVRWIVPFQAGGTTDVIARIVGQKLSEMWGQPVVIDNRPGANAVIGTQAGAKAPADGYTLTFAYNGNMAINPNIIRKLPYDVMKDFAHVGVMVASPFVVVVNPKLPASTLNELIALAKSAPGTINVAVGGAAGQLSSELFKSMAGIDMLNVNYKGNAPAMNAVLSGEASVMFETVNASMPYLKSGKLRALAVTSAHRSAAFPELPIVAEVVPGYDVNLWFGVSVPTGTPKEIVDKLSADIARAVRMPDLREKFAALGLDVIDGTPERTTAMIKAEVETWGRVVRDAKIPVE
- a CDS encoding cupin domain-containing protein, whose protein sequence is MQTSRRQPDGPAARARFVNRDGYYVQGQPPYAARAFVEERDAALAPYAPTGFVLLDNRQALGTEWPATTPLMLARYARVRRGEWLRGSFRASGEIYHVLAGSGTSRNGPCQVDWRAGDVFCFDGGEETVHLAGHEDALLWSVTDEPLLSFLGLAPARAFARAAAPLHFGAGPIAEALAAAQHKEDAKGDASNGNAAFIFSSEDGTARRCLPLPSLMLALNSLAPGKAQRPHRHNAAALTLVLDGERCHSVIDGVRHEWEPHTAIITPAGQMHTHCNEGERLARVLIAQDSGMHYYLRSSGFSYD
- a CDS encoding TauD/TfdA family dioxygenase is translated as MSIKVRPLSYALGAAVTGVDLTKPLDAATRAEIQQAWLAHSVIVFPDQELLPERQIAFGKLFGELDDHKAVPFYRHPEHDEIYLITNRKIGGKESQTKDTGRLWHSDHSFTTHPTTATMLYCCEIPPVGGNTMFANMYLAYETLSPGLRKVLDKLEAVHSLEHYTSSNPFFRQRDPDQIAKMHKLSPPVAQPVVRTHPETGRKALYISEGQTSHFVGMSREESRGLLQYLFDHSVKPEFTYRHAWSVNDLLMWDNRCTMHLALADYSHEHPRHMHRLTVLGAPCGRLLNAEELAAA
- a CDS encoding ketopantoate reductase family protein — encoded protein: MRIAVVGAGAIGGYLAAKLALAGHDTSLLARGAQLEAIRRDGLTLVDHDGGAQHVRGLRASDRLADLGPQDLVLLALKAHQIATVAPGLAALGADTPVVAMQNGIPWWYFQRCGGPHEGHVLQSADPGGLIAAHLPPERVIGCVAFKAAEVLRPGVVRHTVTANDKFPLGELDGRSTARVLAASQALQEAGVAAPVVPDIRAEKWFKLLGNLAWNPICALTQATVSEVGAIPEGRELCLAMMREGIAVAASLGVTVRGSPETRMKRADEVGAVRPSMLQDTQAGRPLEVDALVGAVVELARLTRTPVPVTEAVHACARLLSSVIEQRGVRIAPQPLG
- a CDS encoding class II aldolase/adducin family protein is translated as MNAPETSALIHSAPPRGISDAEWRARCDLAALYRVAAMQGWGDLLATHISARVPDQRDHFLINPYGLLFEEITASNLVKVDEHGNIRSETEHIINPAGFVIHSCIHVARQDVDCVMHLHTRDGNAVATQKRGLLPITQHALIIYSQIAYHDFEGPALDPDEQQRLVADLGERNIMILRNHGTLTAGRTVGEAFVLMYRIERACRMQIAAQSGGEELNPLPQEVIDKSIACGREIFSRAGFGGEGQREWEAMLRKLARDGSDHAR
- a CDS encoding acyl-CoA dehydrogenase family protein, with product MDFEFSPEQTQLREAILALCSRFDDAYWLRKDREGGFPEEFYRAVADAGWLGIAMPEEYGGAGLGITEAAVMMQAIAESGGGLSAASSVHMNIFGLNPVVVFGTDEQKRRALPPLIRGEQKACFAVTEPDAGLNTTKLKTRAVRDGDRYLISGRKVWISTAQVADNMLILARTTPAEEVKRPTDGLSLFYTKLDRNYVDVREIDKMGRKAVDSNELFIDGLPVPVADRIGEEGKGFHYILHGMNPERVLVSAEAIGIGRAALARATRYAKERVVFDRPIGQNQGIQHPLAVSWAELEAAHLMAFRAASLYDRDLPCGPQANAAKYLAAEAAVKCCETAILTHGGFGYAKEYHVERYLREVMILRIAPVSPHLVLSNIAEKVLGLPKSY